The Pararge aegeria chromosome 8, ilParAegt1.1, whole genome shotgun sequence genome window below encodes:
- the LOC120625974 gene encoding catalase-like, translated as MFALLLLFAVSVVATDNNQWLPEMHQFVDFNDRTEGSSNGGLPLCYTDEFDGPLTNNKNFMQDITKLNRERIPERVVHAKGTGAFGYFELTHDMSHICKSEFLRSAGKRTPIAVRFSTGAGERGSSDFNRDSRGFSVKFYTKEGNFDLTGFHTQMYLYKDPLRASTIFHGIKRMPGTNLYNFNPYWDAVTLVPETLNFILNIYADNGIPLNYRHMPGFPIHTYQVENECGDYHFVRFHFMPDAGVKTIKTQDAMTLGATDPDHAIKDLYEAIKRGEFPSWTVSVQILTMDDVHKDGSNAFDPSRKLSSEKYPLHPVGKIVLNKNAKNFHEEIEQLAFCPCHLVPGILGAPDKLFESRVLFYKDTQLYRLGKNHNNIPVNCPLHNIYTYNRDGMPPVGKNGGDDPNYFPNSYNGPQPLMNKQSNCTSEARCPGLIQIKESPADNTDQIVEFYNDLTEEGREILSENLLMPLKTIDQFLQKKVVDIFTTNLPDLARRLAKGLNCTLQSN; from the exons ATGTTTGCCTTACTCTTACTGTTCGCTGTATCAGTGGTAGCGACCGATAACAACCAATGGCTTCCAGAAATGCACCAGTTTGTAGATTTCAACGATAGGACAGAG GGTTCTTCAAACGGCGGTTTACCTCTATGCTATACAGACGAGTTTGATGGCCCATTAACtaataataagaattttatGCAAGATATAACCAAATTAAATCGAGAAAGAATTCCGGAAAGAGTTGTTCACGCGAAAGGCACCGGAGCATTTGGTTATTTTGAACTAACACATGATATGTCGCATATATGTAAATCCGAATTTCTAAGGAGTGCAGGGAAGCGAACACCGATTGCAGTAAGGTTTTCGACAGGAGCAGGAGAACGAGGAAGCTCTGACTTTAATCGGGACAGTCGAGGCTTTTCAGTGAAGTTTTATACCAAAGAAGGAAACTTCGATTTAACCGGGTTTCACACCCAAATGTATTTGTACAAAGATCCACTTCGTGCCAGTACTATTTTTCATGGTATAAAGAGAATGCCCGGTACGAATCTGTATAACTTCAATCCATACTGGGACGCAGTCACTTTAGTTCCTGAGACGTTAAACtttatcttaaatatttatgcTGATAACGGTATACCTCTCAATTACCGACACATGCCCGGCTTCCCAATTCACACGTATCAGGTAGAAAATGAATGTGGAGATTACCATTTTGTTAGATTTCATTTCATGCCTGATGCTGGCGTGAAAACTATTAAGACACAGGACGCTATGACTCTTGGCGCTACTGACCCTGATCATGCAATAAAAGATCTATATGAAGCAATTAAAAGAGGTGAATTTCCCTCATGGACAGTGAGTGTTCAGATTTTAACCATGGATGACGTACACAAAGATGGATCCAATGCATTTGATCCATCAAGAAAACTTTCTTCGGAAAAATATCCTTTACACCCGGTGggcaaaattgttttaaataaaaatgctaaaaactTCCACGAAGAAATAGAACAGCTTGCTTTCTGTCCATGTCATTTAGTACCTGGTATACTCGGAGCACCAGATAAATTGTTTGAAAGTCGCGTACTATTTTATAAGGATACACAATTATATCGTTTGGGTAAAAATCACAATAATATACCTGTTAATTGTCCACTTCATAACATTTATACCTATAATAGAGATGGTATGCCGCCTGTGGGAAAAAATGGTGGAGATGATCCCAATTACTTTCCCAACTCGTATAATGGACCACAACCTCTCATGAATAAGCAAAGTAACTGCACAAGTGAAGCCAGATGCCCAGGTTTGATACAAATAAAAGAATCCCCAGCAGATAATACTGATCAAATTGTCGAATTTTACAACGATCTGACCGAAGAAGGACGTGAAATATTAAGTGAAAATTTGTTAATGCCTTTGAAAACAATTGATCAATTTCTTCAAAAGAAAGTTGTTGATATATTTACGACAAATCTTCCAGATTTAGCTAGGCGTTTAGCTAAAGGACTCAATTGCACGCTGCAAAGCAATTAA